In uncultured Fibrobacter sp., a genomic segment contains:
- a CDS encoding NPCBM/NEW2 domain-containing protein, with product MRKSTNLRTFVLWGIICVIANLFCTLSAPYDGDQSYWVGWVQSLIDGGFGNFLGNYPPLYVFWLWVVAQIHSIFGIVVAKTFLLKFLCLWPVYFAHLFLVDFSCRIVDRYNLPRWQQNLLIACVALNPAILLGGPMWGQVDLVPVVLALSSLYCIYFRRTTMLAAPLYVLSLLAKFQMILFLPVFGGLFIKNWRRSWKGLPFAVVAVALVFLPFFLSDNLAGMLQRAYVDTTSQYPFSTYNAANLWMLTVGNVSPDATPFFGLSKKGLFFWLCPSYVGKALFVLFSIFTLIAAVRCKSLRRVFELATWNAAAFFVLLPGMHERYILYAIPVAVIWFVLDWRRSLVWVMLLTAVASCNVSILCDGFHGGSAWTWLSVLSVLTMAGGIAYLLMPKAFAKLCSLVSRLNIPRFVPYCFLGVCLLVDVSFHIHILSPVKVQQKDDEIILSGFKFNSFRQEYLVPMMNKSVDNAPLKVGGRQYKYGIGTHAPSSIVYILPADADSFFVSVGVDDEVFDFGEVVFRIYGDENLLWQSGIVRGSARAPVSTAVSLEGYKILRLETDPFGPDSYDHADWLSPIVKLKK from the coding sequence GGGCAATTATCCTCCGCTTTATGTTTTTTGGCTGTGGGTCGTCGCGCAAATCCATTCGATTTTTGGAATCGTTGTCGCGAAGACTTTCCTCCTCAAGTTCCTTTGCCTGTGGCCGGTGTATTTTGCGCACCTGTTCTTGGTTGATTTTTCTTGCCGCATCGTGGACCGCTACAATCTCCCGCGTTGGCAGCAGAATCTCTTAATCGCCTGTGTCGCGTTGAACCCCGCCATTTTGCTCGGTGGCCCGATGTGGGGGCAGGTGGACCTTGTCCCTGTGGTGCTTGCGCTCTCGTCGCTGTATTGCATCTATTTCCGCCGTACGACCATGCTTGCGGCTCCGCTGTACGTTTTGTCGCTGCTCGCGAAGTTCCAGATGATTTTGTTCCTGCCGGTGTTCGGTGGACTCTTCATCAAGAATTGGCGCCGTTCCTGGAAGGGCCTGCCGTTTGCTGTCGTGGCGGTGGCGCTTGTCTTCTTGCCGTTTTTCTTGAGCGATAACCTTGCGGGCATGCTACAGCGCGCCTATGTCGACACAACTTCGCAGTACCCGTTCTCTACATACAATGCCGCGAATCTATGGATGCTCACGGTGGGGAACGTCTCGCCCGATGCGACTCCGTTCTTCGGGTTGTCTAAAAAGGGTCTGTTCTTCTGGCTCTGCCCCTCTTATGTGGGCAAGGCGCTGTTTGTCCTTTTCTCCATCTTCACGCTTATCGCTGCTGTCCGTTGCAAGTCTCTGCGCCGTGTGTTTGAACTGGCCACGTGGAATGCTGCCGCGTTCTTCGTCTTGCTGCCGGGCATGCACGAACGCTACATCTTGTACGCTATTCCCGTAGCGGTCATCTGGTTCGTGTTGGATTGGCGCCGCTCCCTTGTGTGGGTGATGCTTTTGACGGCGGTCGCCTCGTGCAACGTGAGCATCTTGTGCGATGGGTTCCATGGTGGTAGTGCCTGGACTTGGCTTTCGGTGCTTTCTGTATTGACGATGGCGGGAGGCATTGCCTACCTTCTTATGCCGAAGGCGTTCGCGAAGCTTTGCTCTCTTGTCTCAAGGCTCAATATACCGCGCTTTGTGCCTTATTGTTTCCTTGGGGTGTGCCTGCTGGTGGATGTGTCTTTCCATATTCATATACTTAGCCCTGTCAAGGTGCAACAGAAAGATGACGAGATAATCTTGAGTGGTTTCAAGTTCAATAGTTTCCGGCAGGAATATCTGGTGCCCATGATGAACAAATCCGTAGATAACGCGCCGCTTAAGGTTGGTGGCAGGCAGTACAAATACGGAATAGGTACTCATGCGCCGTCGAGTATTGTCTACATCTTGCCAGCCGATGCCGATTCCTTCTTTGTGTCTGTTGGTGTTGATGACGAAGTTTTTGATTTTGGCGAGGTCGTCTTCCGTATTTACGGTGATGAAAATCTCCTTTGGCAGAGTGGTATTGTAAGGGGGAGTGCGAGAGCTCCTGTGTCTACTGCGGTATCGCTTGAAGGTTACAAGATTCTCCGGTTAGAGACGGATCCGTTTGGCCCTGATTCTTACGACCATGCGGACTGGCTGTCACCTATTGTCAAGTTGAAAAAGTAG
- a CDS encoding glycosyltransferase family 39 protein, with protein MKLRIADVARLVQKVPVEIYLFWLFLAVGVFARCFMFTGVPADINQDEAFAGYNAYTLLTTARDSFGFRMPVYLTAWGSGMNALESYLMVPFVALFGLKVWVIRLPMLLAGIFSLVAIYKLVKMYVGARQALAVLFVLAIAPWHIMLSRWGLESNLAPAFVLFGIYFFAKGVDRPKFLVLSALFYGLSLYAYATIWAVVPFMILLQVAYLFWIRKLRNCRYTWIALAVLLVLGVPLLLFMLVNQGRMDAISLPFLSVPKLLYFRDSEISFEKIPENIGNLFSILTLQSDGLPWNFTEKFGIFYPISIPFFFVGFLWSIEGAWKGLRARIATLDFFMLVWLAAGFAIGILINVNINRVNLLFIPMLVMIARGLYVVFNYLNPKALVIPFAVYACMFVSFENHYFTDYRNSIAWNFCRGIEDAMTFVETELKDASVVNVERGVSWPRVLFFAKPELSDFLQTVGYTNYPAAFLDASRFGRYHFYFDKNRVDGSSVYLLNNDSDSRYALENAGYEIREFEHYLVGYPKK; from the coding sequence GTGAAATTGCGTATTGCCGATGTCGCCCGCCTTGTACAGAAGGTCCCCGTAGAGATCTATTTGTTTTGGCTGTTCCTTGCCGTGGGCGTGTTCGCGCGCTGTTTCATGTTCACGGGTGTTCCCGCCGACATCAACCAGGACGAAGCCTTTGCCGGTTATAACGCTTACACGCTCTTGACAACGGCGCGGGATTCCTTCGGGTTCCGCATGCCTGTGTACCTTACCGCTTGGGGTTCTGGCATGAACGCGCTCGAGTCTTACCTGATGGTGCCCTTTGTGGCACTTTTCGGCCTCAAGGTTTGGGTCATCCGCTTGCCCATGCTGTTGGCCGGCATCTTCTCGTTGGTGGCTATATATAAACTTGTGAAAATGTACGTGGGCGCCCGCCAGGCGCTTGCCGTGCTGTTCGTGCTCGCCATCGCTCCGTGGCACATTATGCTGTCGCGCTGGGGGCTGGAATCGAATCTTGCTCCCGCTTTTGTGCTGTTCGGGATTTACTTTTTTGCAAAGGGTGTCGACCGCCCGAAATTCCTGGTGCTCTCGGCCCTGTTCTACGGGCTCTCGCTTTACGCCTACGCGACAATCTGGGCCGTTGTCCCGTTCATGATTCTTTTGCAGGTGGCTTACCTGTTCTGGATTCGCAAGTTGCGCAACTGCCGCTACACCTGGATTGCCCTTGCCGTCCTTTTGGTGCTTGGCGTTCCGCTGCTGCTGTTCATGCTGGTGAACCAGGGCCGCATGGATGCCATTTCGCTCCCGTTCCTGAGCGTCCCCAAGTTGCTGTATTTCCGCGATAGCGAAATCTCGTTCGAGAAAATCCCGGAGAATATCGGCAACCTCTTTAGCATTCTCACGCTGCAAAGCGATGGCCTGCCGTGGAACTTTACGGAGAAATTCGGGATCTTCTACCCCATATCCATCCCGTTCTTCTTTGTGGGGTTCTTGTGGAGTATCGAGGGCGCTTGGAAGGGGCTCAGGGCCCGCATTGCGACGCTTGACTTTTTCATGCTCGTATGGCTTGCCGCCGGTTTTGCCATCGGCATCCTCATCAACGTGAATATCAACCGCGTGAACCTGCTCTTTATCCCGATGCTCGTGATGATTGCGCGTGGGCTTTACGTTGTGTTTAATTATTTGAACCCGAAGGCCCTTGTGATACCCTTCGCCGTGTATGCGTGCATGTTCGTCTCGTTTGAGAACCACTACTTTACCGATTACCGGAACAGCATTGCCTGGAATTTCTGCCGCGGAATCGAAGACGCCATGACATTCGTGGAAACCGAGCTGAAAGACGCTTCCGTCGTGAACGTGGAACGTGGCGTGAGCTGGCCGCGCGTCCTCTTCTTTGCGAAGCCGGAACTCAGCGATTTCTTGCAGACTGTGGGCTACACGAACTACCCTGCCGCCTTCCTCGATGCTTCCCGTTTCGGGCGCTACCACTTTTACTTTGACAAGAACCGCGTAGACGGCTCGTCGGTCTATCTCCTGAACAACGATTCCGACTCCCGCTATGCCCTGGAAAACGCCGGCTACGAAATCCGCGAATTTGAGCACTATCTGGTTGGTTATCCGAAAAAATAG